The following proteins come from a genomic window of bacterium:
- a CDS encoding response regulator codes for MASEPNQDLAELSKEIQRLRKRVSELESAQKARQTPPEASLQSEDPLGVFAPWEWYRSLVENSFDGIFIQKGPKIVYANRMLHEMLGYKPGELIGRDHWVVYAPEFQALTRARGEARMKGENPPSNYEVRLQRKDGSTLEGEILAKGIQFDDEPGIHVWIRDLTERKAIEKKRQELEDLLQESRRLEALGTLAGGIAHNFNNLLMAIQGNVSLLLLEMDREDPRCERLRAIEEAVRSGAELARQILRSAKWEKVEVGMLDPNHLVGEVCSLFAATHKHLNIRQELTRPLHAVKGDRNLLEQVLMNLLLNGVQAMPQGGELLVKTENISLNEEHSRPHGVSPGEFVKIIVKDTGVGMEQATLQRVFEPFFTTREVGKGTGLGLSTAYGIVRSHGGFMTAESELGAGSTFTVYLPGLQEKAHGEDAGAGTSKGKGRILLVDDEEMILKVGTRLLEALGYSVLQAQNGREALKLYATHRGEVDLVMLDVVMPEMGGSQVLAALREMDPHVRVLLCSGHFPDGEAASSLLGGCVGAIRKPFTLEELGKTLQTLIPSRQ; via the coding sequence ATGGCCTCGGAACCTAATCAAGACCTGGCTGAGCTTTCAAAGGAAATCCAAAGGCTGAGAAAGCGCGTTTCTGAGTTGGAGTCGGCTCAGAAGGCACGGCAAACACCTCCCGAGGCTTCCTTGCAAAGCGAAGATCCGCTTGGGGTTTTCGCCCCCTGGGAGTGGTACCGTTCCTTGGTGGAAAACAGCTTCGACGGCATATTCATACAAAAGGGGCCCAAGATCGTGTATGCCAACAGGATGCTGCACGAGATGCTGGGTTACAAACCAGGGGAATTGATAGGAAGGGATCACTGGGTGGTTTATGCCCCTGAATTCCAGGCTCTTACTCGAGCCAGGGGAGAGGCGCGTATGAAGGGAGAGAATCCACCCAGCAATTACGAGGTCAGGCTGCAGAGAAAAGATGGCTCAACCCTTGAAGGGGAAATCCTGGCCAAAGGCATACAATTCGATGATGAACCTGGAATTCATGTCTGGATAAGAGATCTTACGGAACGCAAAGCCATAGAAAAGAAACGCCAAGAACTGGAAGATCTGCTTCAAGAGTCCAGAAGATTGGAGGCCCTTGGAACGCTGGCAGGAGGCATTGCCCATAACTTCAACAACCTCTTGATGGCGATTCAGGGAAACGTATCACTGCTTCTGCTGGAAATGGATCGGGAGGATCCCAGGTGTGAACGGCTCAGGGCCATAGAGGAAGCTGTGCGAAGCGGAGCCGAGCTGGCCCGGCAAATCCTTAGATCAGCCAAATGGGAGAAGGTCGAGGTGGGCATGCTGGATCCAAACCACTTGGTGGGAGAGGTGTGCTCTCTTTTTGCAGCGACCCACAAGCATCTGAACATTCGACAGGAGCTAACTCGCCCGCTTCATGCTGTTAAGGGTGACAGGAACCTCCTGGAACAGGTCTTGATGAACCTGCTTCTCAACGGGGTGCAGGCCATGCCCCAAGGAGGTGAGCTTCTTGTGAAAACAGAGAACATTTCCCTCAACGAGGAACACTCCCGACCTCACGGCGTCTCTCCGGGCGAGTTTGTAAAGATCATTGTAAAGGACACAGGAGTGGGAATGGAGCAAGCCACCCTTCAAAGGGTGTTCGAGCCTTTCTTCACCACCAGGGAGGTTGGGAAGGGTACTGGGCTTGGGCTTTCAACCGCATATGGCATAGTCCGAAGTCACGGCGGATTCATGACAGCAGAGAGTGAACTTGGAGCTGGCAGCACCTTCACGGTTTACCTTCCCGGGCTCCAGGAAAAGGCCCATGGAGAGGATGCTGGCGCAGGTACATCAAAGGGAAAAGGCAGGATACTGCTTGTGGACGACGAGGAAATGATCTTGAAGGTGGGCACAAGACTCCTGGAGGCTTTGGGCTACAGTGTCTTGCAGGCTCAAAATGGCAGGGAGGCCCTCAAGCTCTATGCAACCCACCGGGGTGAGGTGGATCTTGTGATGTTGGACGTGGTAATGCCAGAGATGGGAGGTTCCCAGGTGCTTGCAGCCCTGAGGGAGATGGATCCTCATGTGAGGGTGCTTCTTTGCAGTGGACATTTTCCCGATGGTGAAGCTGCCTCCAGCCTCTTGGGCGGATGCGTG